Proteins from a genomic interval of Colletes latitarsis isolate SP2378_abdomen chromosome 3, iyColLati1, whole genome shotgun sequence:
- the Apid1 gene encoding apidaecin 1 isoform X3 — protein sequence MKKFVALTILAVVFTTMVAGDMMEIGPPGPPHPRLRREAKPEADPANRPVYVPPPRPPHPRLRREAEPEADPANRPVYVPPPRPPHPRLRREAEPEADPANRPVYVPAPRPPYPRLRRDAEEKTKPGSQTQQTVHPLVLPIEAWPGYKRNH from the exons ATGAAGAAATTTGTCGCCTTAACAATTTTAGCCGTCGTCTTTACGACGATGGTAGCTGGAGACATGATGGAAATTGGACCACCGGGTCCACCACATCcg CGTCTCCGTCGCGAAGCTAAACCGGAAGCTGACCCAGCTAATCGACCAGTATACGTTCCTCCTCCACGACCACCCCATCCG CGTCTTCGTCGTGAAGCCGAACCGGAAGCTGACCCCGCTAACCGACCAGTATACGTTCCTCCTCCACGTCCACCCCATCCG CGTCTTCGTCGCGAAGCCGAACCGGAAGCTGACCCCGCTAACCGACCAGTATACGTTCCTGCTCCACGACCACCCTATCCG CGTCTTCGTCGCGATGCTGAAGagaaaactaaacctggtagccAAACTCAACAAACAGTTCATCCG TTGGTTTTACCAATAGAAGCATGGCCTGGTTATAAACGCAATCACTAA
- the Apid1 gene encoding apidaecin 1 isoform X5, which produces MKKFVALTILAVVFTTMVAGDMMEIGPPGPPHPRLRREAKPEADPANRPVYVPPPRPPHPRLRREAEPEADPANRPVYVPPPRPPHPRLRREAEPEADPANRPVYVPAPRPPYPRLRRDAEEKTKPGSQTQQTVHPLVLPIEAWPGYKRNH; this is translated from the exons ATGAAGAAATTTGTCGCCTTAACAATTTTAGCCGTCGTCTTTACGACGATGGTAGCTGGAGACATGATGGAAATTGGACCACCGGGTCCACCACATCcg CGTCTCCGTCGCGAAGCTAAACCGGAAGCTGACCCAGCTAATCGACCAGTATACGTTCCTCCTCCACGACCACCCCATCCG CGTCTTCGTCGTGAAGCCGAACCGGAAGCTGACCCCGCTAACCGACCAGTATACGTTCCTCCTCCACGACCACCCCATCCG CGTCTTCGTCGCGAAGCCGAACCGGAAGCTGACCCCGCTAACCGACCAGTATACGTTCCTGCTCCACGACCACCCTATCCG CGTCTTCGTCGCGATGCTGAAGagaaaactaaacctggtagccAAACTCAACAAACAGTTCATCCG TTGGTTTTACCAATAGAAGCATGGCCTGGTTATAAACGCAATCACTAA
- the Apid1 gene encoding apidaecin 1 isoform X1 yields MKKFVALTILAVVFTTMVAGDMMEIGPPGPPHPRLRREAKPEADPANRPVYVPPPRPPHPRLRREAEPEADPANRPVYVPPPRPPHPRLRREAEPEADPANRPVYVPPPRPPHPRLRREAEPEADPANRPVYVPAPRPPYPRLRRDAEEKTKPGSQTQQTVHPLVLPIEAWPGYKRNH; encoded by the exons ATGAAGAAATTTGTCGCCTTAACAATTTTAGCCGTCGTCTTTACGACGATGGTAGCTGGAGACATGATGGAAATTGGACCACCGGGTCCACCACATCcg CGTCTCCGTCGCGAAGCTAAACCGGAAGCTGACCCAGCTAATCGACCAGTATACGTTCCTCCTCCACGACCACCCCATCCG CGTCTTCGTCGTGAAGCCGAACCGGAAGCTGACCCCGCTAACCGACCAGTATACGTTCCTCCTCCACGACCACCCCATCCG CGTCTTCGTCGTGAAGCCGAACCGGAAGCTGACCCCGCTAACCGACCAGTATACGTTCCTCCTCCACGTCCACCCCATCCG CGTCTTCGTCGCGAAGCCGAACCGGAAGCTGACCCCGCTAACCGACCAGTATACGTTCCTGCTCCACGACCACCCTATCCG CGTCTTCGTCGCGATGCTGAAGagaaaactaaacctggtagccAAACTCAACAAACAGTTCATCCG TTGGTTTTACCAATAGAAGCATGGCCTGGTTATAAACGCAATCACTAA
- the Apid1 gene encoding apidaecin 1 isoform X2, which produces MKKFVALTILAVVFTTMVAGDMMEIGPPGPPHPRLRREAEPEADPANRPVYVPPPRPPHPRLRREAEPEADPANRPVYVPPPRPPHPRLRREAEPEADPANRPVYVPAPRPPYPRLRRDAEEKTKPGSQTQQTVHPLVLPIEAWPGYKRNH; this is translated from the exons ATGAAGAAATTTGTCGCCTTAACAATTTTAGCCGTCGTCTTTACGACGATGGTAGCTGGAGACATGATGGAAATTGGACCACCGGGTCCACCACATCcg CGTCTTCGTCGTGAAGCCGAACCGGAAGCTGACCCCGCTAACCGACCAGTATACGTTCCTCCTCCACGACCACCCCATCCG CGTCTTCGTCGTGAAGCCGAACCGGAAGCTGACCCCGCTAACCGACCAGTATACGTTCCTCCTCCACGTCCACCCCATCCG CGTCTTCGTCGCGAAGCCGAACCGGAAGCTGACCCCGCTAACCGACCAGTATACGTTCCTGCTCCACGACCACCCTATCCG CGTCTTCGTCGCGATGCTGAAGagaaaactaaacctggtagccAAACTCAACAAACAGTTCATCCG TTGGTTTTACCAATAGAAGCATGGCCTGGTTATAAACGCAATCACTAA
- the Apid1 gene encoding apidaecin 1 isoform X4 encodes MKKFVALTILAVVFTTMVAGDMMEIGPPGPPHPRLRREAKPEADPANRPVYVPPPRPPHPRLRREAEPEADPANRPVYVPPPRPPHPRLRREAEPEADPANRPVYVPPPRPPHPRLRRDAEEKTKPGSQTQQTVHPLVLPIEAWPGYKRNH; translated from the exons ATGAAGAAATTTGTCGCCTTAACAATTTTAGCCGTCGTCTTTACGACGATGGTAGCTGGAGACATGATGGAAATTGGACCACCGGGTCCACCACATCcg CGTCTCCGTCGCGAAGCTAAACCGGAAGCTGACCCAGCTAATCGACCAGTATACGTTCCTCCTCCACGACCACCCCATCCG CGTCTTCGTCGTGAAGCCGAACCGGAAGCTGACCCCGCTAACCGACCAGTATACGTTCCTCCTCCACGACCACCCCATCCG CGTCTTCGTCGTGAAGCCGAACCGGAAGCTGACCCCGCTAACCGACCAGTATACGTTCCTCCTCCACGTCCACCCCATCCG CGTCTTCGTCGCGATGCTGAAGagaaaactaaacctggtagccAAACTCAACAAACAGTTCATCCG TTGGTTTTACCAATAGAAGCATGGCCTGGTTATAAACGCAATCACTAA